Proteins from a genomic interval of Papaver somniferum cultivar HN1 chromosome 4, ASM357369v1, whole genome shotgun sequence:
- the LOC113274108 gene encoding uncharacterized protein LOC113274108 → MVCQSPSISVPDVDGGNCPSSSRTPALPVKEPDYESLQNAVTEYYTQFMNSVNQLKEAHHQRSLASGVDADARQEITRLESKNTELSAAIRVLTEELAGARQELANSKSRELQLQLYLEDIEDVLPDSWEY, encoded by the exons ATGGTGTGTCAGTCTCCTTCAATTTCAGTACCTGATGTTGATGGTGGAAACTGTCCATCTTCTTCTCGAACTCCTGCCCTACCAGTAAAAGAGCCCGACTACGAATCTTTGCAGAATGCCGTGACGGAATATTATACTCAG TTTATGAACTCTGTAAATCAACTAAAAGAGGCTCATCACCAACGGTCTTTGGCGAGTGGTGTTGATGCTGATGCGAGGCAAGAAATCACGCGGTTGGAGAGTAAAAATACTGAGTTGTCTGCCGCTATAAGGGTGCTGACCGAAGAGTTGGCTGGAGCGCGCCAGGAATTAGCTAACTCCAAATCCCGTGAATTGCAGCTGCAATTATACTTGGAAGATATTGAAGATGTACTTCCAGATTCATGGGAGTACTGA